One Ctenopharyngodon idella isolate HZGC_01 chromosome 3, HZGC01, whole genome shotgun sequence genomic window, TCCTTTTCTGTTTGCTCAGAGGCATTTGTAAACTGCAGTACTAAAGTTtagcagaaataaaataacttgAAATTTTCACATTATCTTTTTGCACCAAATTATAGAGAGTAGAATCGATAACAGTATCGATAAGTACTGGTATCGATGTTGGTATCGATAAAATTCAAACGATACCCATCCCTATTCCTAAGTGATGAGTAGTGTGAATTTTAATTGAAACAGAATATTTGTCATATAGTTATACAGCCTCTGACACCCTGAGCAGAACTTCAAGCTCAGATTGAGTCTCATGCTCTGTTATCATGTCTGTgaaactttatttcattttaagcatGCTGAATTATTATTCAGTGGTGGTATAATAAAACTCTTCTTCCTGATGTTAATCTCTAAAGCTGAAAtctctaaaaatgaaaaactctCTGTGTCTGCAGGTTGTCGACTTTCAAGTCATGGACAGTCTGAAGAAGTAACAGGTTACACAGGTGGATCAGTCCTGCTGCCCTGCTCCTGTACTGACCCTCAATCTACAGTAAAGTCATTCACCTGGTATTACACAACAGGATGGATTAAAgtttttgaagatgaaaaattcAAGGGCAGACTGAAGCTGTTTAATGAAAGTTCTCCAGCAAATCTGTCTCTGCTCATTTCTGACCTCAGAAAGAAGGATGAAGGGTTATATAGGTGTCAGACTTTAGGCAGAAATTATACAGACATTACAGTAAAGATAAAAGGTAAATGGAATATTTTCGTATGAAACTCGTATCTCTCAAAATGCAGCATatgttttcttctttcagtaaagtgcagtgtaaatgtaaatgtcagtAACTGTTGTGAGTGTGTTGTCAGGGTGTGATCTGGACCAGAATAAACAGACGGTCGCGGTGACGGGACACTCGGGAGAGTCTGTAGTTTTGCCCTGTTCCTGTACTGAACTACAGGACAAACCTCCACAACTTACATGGACATATACTCcactaaaacacaaaacaaaacctgaAGAAATTTACCCAAATGAACAGAGTGAGAGACACAGAGGTAGAGTCAAACTGTTGAATGAAACCTCTCCAGGAAATCTCTCTCTACTCATATCAGACCTGAACACAGAAGATCAGGGAGAATATCATTGCTCTGTGCTTCAACAACAACACG contains:
- the LOC127508683 gene encoding uncharacterized protein LOC127508683 isoform X2, giving the protein MRECFCLFLFMLHFAEGCRLSSHGQSEEVTGYTGGSVLLPCSCTDPQSTVKSFTWYYTTGWIKVFEDEKFKGRLKLFNESSPANLSLLISDLRKKDEGLYRCQTLGRNYTDITVKIKGCDLDQNKQTVAVTGHSGESVVLPCSCTELQDKPPQLTWTYTPLKHKTKPEEIYPNEQSERHRGRVKLLNETSPGNLSLLISDLNTEDQGEYHCSVLQQQHVNITLSVQEEQIENPIEDPDNKKLFILLSVLPVVMLLAVLALIYWKCRGRRDVKKMTNDGLVLVCNENENQADVIPDSLTQGQNLKQDQNEDEVTYTSVVHVKTSAKPADKQTVMEEHSEYASIK
- the LOC127508683 gene encoding uncharacterized protein LOC127508683 isoform X11 → MRECFCLFLFMLHFAEGCRLSSHGQSEEVTGYTGGSVLLPCSCTDPQSTVKSFTWYYTTGWIKVFEDEKFKGRLKLFNESSPANLSLLISDLRKKDEGLYRCQTLGRNYTDITVKIKGCDLDQNKQTVAVTGHSGESVVLPCSCTELQDKPPQLTWTYTPLKHKTKPEEIYPNEQSERHRGRVKLLNETSPGNLSLLISDLNTEDQGEYHCSVLQQQHVNITLSVQEEQIENPIEDPDNKKRRRDVKKMTNDGLVLVCNENENQADVIPDSLTQGQNLKQDQNEDEVTYTSVVHVKTSAKPADKQTVMEEHSEYASIK
- the LOC127508683 gene encoding uncharacterized protein LOC127508683 isoform X15; this translates as MRECFCLFLFMLHFAEGCRLSSHGQSEEVTGYTGGSVLLPCSCTDPQSTVKSFTWYYTTGWIKVFEDEKFKGRLKLFNESSPANLSLLISDLRKKDEGLYRCQTLGRNYTDITVKIKGCDLDQNKQTVAVTGHSGESVVLPCSCTELQDKPPQLTWTYTPLKHKTKPEEIYPNEQSERHRGRVKLLNETSPGNLSLLISDLNTEDQGEYHCSVLQQQHVNITLSVQEEQIENPIEDPDNKKRRRDVKKMTNDGLVLVCNENENQDEVTYTSVVHVKTSAKPADKQTVMEEHSEYASIK
- the LOC127508683 gene encoding uncharacterized protein LOC127508683 isoform X19, translated to MRECFCLFLFMLHFAEGCRLSSHGQSEEVTGYTGGSVLLPCSCTDPQSTVKSFTWYYTTGWIKVFEDEKFKGRLKLFNESSPANLSLLISDLRKKDEGLYRCQTLGRNYTDITVKIKGCDLDQNKQTVAVTGHSGESVVLPCSCTELQDKPPQLTWTYTPLKHKTKPEEIYPNEQSERHRGRVKLLNETSPGNLSLLISDLNTEDQGEYHCSVLQQQHVNITLSVQEELYFQSICLSIHKPAKEESTSTQHSGGISRKQPHNSP
- the LOC127508683 gene encoding uncharacterized protein LOC127508683 isoform X17 produces the protein MRECFCLFLFMLHFAEGCRLSSHGQSEEVTGYTGGSVLLPCSCTDPQSTVKSFTWYYTTGWIKVFEDEKFKGRLKLFNESSPANLSLLISDLRKKDEGLYRCQTLGRNYTDITVKIKGCDLDQNKQTVAVTGHSGESVVLPCSCTELQDKPPQLTWTYTPLKHKTKPEEIYPNEQSERHRGRVKLLNETSPGNLSLLISDLNTEDQGEYHCSVLQQQHVNITLSVQEELYFQSICLSIHKPAKEESTSTQHSGGILRKQPHNSP